One genomic segment of Pseudorca crassidens isolate mPseCra1 chromosome X, mPseCra1.hap1, whole genome shotgun sequence includes these proteins:
- the MAGEB16 gene encoding melanoma-associated antigen B16, giving the protein MSQRQKRPQHSYDQCHQTFRKSQGLEVEQVSKALEETHLSCHPLMPGDLKEAPGAGISSTPEGPQCFYSSSIAIKATSPTKSDEGSNSQEREYTLSTSQAVLGPKNAPIDALDKKVSMLVNFLLFKYQMKEPITKADMLKIVIKECEVHFPEIFLRASECMEMVFGLDLMEVDHTNHHYGLFIKLGLTYDGMLHREVGMPKTGILILILGVIFMKGNCATEDEVWKVLNVSGIYAGMKHFISGEPRELITKEFVKEKYLEYRKVTNTDPAQFKFLWGPRAHAETTKMKVLEFLAKVHGTDPSSFPSQYEEALQDEEERARARISGRAVSPSVATASSSAKASSFSHT; this is encoded by the coding sequence ATGTCTCAGCGTCAGAAGCGTCCTCAGCACTCATATGATCAATGCCATCAAACCTTCAGAAAGTCCCAGGGCCTGGAGGTTGAACAGGTCTCCAAGGCTCTGGAGGAGACCCATCTCTCCTGCCATCCTCTAATGCCTGGCGATTTGAAGGAGGCTCCTGGGGCTGGTATATCCAGCACTCCTGAGGGTCCTCAGTGTTTCTACTCCTCTTCCATTGCTATCAAAGCCACCTCACCCACCAAATCGGATGAGGGGTCCAATAGCCAAGAAAGAGAGTATACTCTGAGCACCTCACAGGCTGTGCTAGGCCCCAAGAATGCGCCTATAGATGCTCTAGATAAGAAAGTATCTATGTTGGTAAATTTCTTGCTATTCAAGTATCAAATGAAAGAGCCAATAACAAAGGCAGATATGTTGAAGATTGTCATCAAAGAGTGTGAAGTCCACTTTCCTGAGATCTTCCTGAGAGCCTCTGAGTGCATGGAGATGGTCTTTGGCCTTGATTTGATGGAAGTGGATCACACCAATCACCACTATGGCCTCTTCATCAAATTGGGCCTCACCTATGATGGGATGCTGCACCGTGAAGTGGGCATGCCCAAGACCGGCATCCTGATACTTATCCTGGGTGTGATCTTCATGAAGGGCAACTGTGCTACCGAAGACGAAGTCTGGAAAGTTCTGAATGTGAGCGGGATATATGCCGGGATGAAGCACTTCATCTCTGGGGAGCCCAGGGAGCTCATCACCAAAGAATTCGTGAAGGAAAAATACCTGGAGTACCGGAAGGTGACCAACACTGATCCTGCGCAGTTTAAGTTCCTGTGGGGCCCCAGAGCCCACGCTGAAACCACCAAGATGAAGGTCCTGGAGTTTCTGGCCAAGGTTCATGGGACTGACCCAAGTTCTTTCCCATCTCAGTATGAGGAGGCTCTGCAAGATGAAGAAGAGAGAGCCCGAGCCAGAATTTCAGGCAGGGCTGTCTCTCCTTCTGTAGCCACTGCCAGTTCTAGTGCCAAGGCTAGCAGCTTCTCCCACACCTAG